From Mycteria americana isolate JAX WOST 10 ecotype Jacksonville Zoo and Gardens chromosome 4, USCA_MyAme_1.0, whole genome shotgun sequence, one genomic window encodes:
- the STBD1 gene encoding starch-binding domain-containing protein 1, producing MARDRGPPVLRQPAAAPSFPAASAAFPVEASGWGWLGAGLWPALVVGLLAALVAWLWYGGGDGRGEGGEAAAAPLRGGGEGTPQARGEAAAATEDLLASGEQVLLEAKAAALSSPRKPGEDLAAVPRKELNHVQSGGVPGEPLEVEQLLPKPGAADSREYPADMHGSQAGEPRPQMGQASDGCCVMNLAGAFDDVCKDRSEEQPGQPAESRDLDHEEWEVVSEHLACGEAGKNDSVEDSDSKEWEQGDCPDGDLKAKRVAAVPPMFQNIHVTFRVHYVTHSDAQLIGVTGDHECLGQWHSYVPLKYDKDGFWSESISLPVDTKVEWKFILVENGKVRRWEECGNRTLVTEHEDQIVHQWWGYH from the exons ATGGCCCGTGACCGCGGCCCGCCCGTGCTGCGGCAGCCTGCCGCCGCGCCGAGcttccccgccgcctccgccgccttCCCCGTCGAGGCCAGCGgttggggctggctgggagcggggctgtggcCGGCGCTGGTGGTGGGGCTGCTGGCCGCCCTCGTCGCCTGGCTCTGGTACGGCGGCGGTGACGGGCGAGGCGagggcggcgaggcggcggcggccccgctgcggggcggcggcgaggggacCCCGCAGGCgaggggcgaggcggcggcggccacaG AGGATCTTCTGGCGAGCGGTGAGCAAGTGCTGCTGGAGGCCAAGGCTGCTGCCCTGTCCAGCCCTCGGAAGCCAGGGGAGGATCTGGCAGCTGTACCAAGGAAAGAGCTTAACCACGTTCAAAGTGGTGGAGTTCCAGGCGAACCTCTGGAGGTGGAGCAGCTGCTCCCGAAGCCGGGTGCTGCCGACTCCAGGGAGTATCCAGCTGATATGCACGGCAGCCAGGCAGGCGAACCGAGACCCCAGATGGGACAGGCAAGTGATGGATGCTGTGTGATGAACTTGGCAGGAGCCTTCGATGATGTTTGTAAGGACAGAAGCGAGGAACAGCCCGGTCAGCCAGCTGAGAGTAGGGACTTGGACCATGAAGAGTGGGAAGTTGTTTCCGAGCACCTGGCCTGTGGGGAGGCTGGCAAGAATGACAGTGTGGAAGATTCTGACAGCAAGGAATGGGAACAAGGAGACTGCCCTGATGGGGACTTGAAAGCAAAGAGAGTTGCAGCTGTGCCCCCCATGTTTCAAAATATCCATGTGACTTTCCGCGTACACTACGTCACGCACTCTGACGCTCAGCTGATTGGTGTTACTGGTGACCACGAGTGTCTTGGCCAGTGGCACAGCTACGTTCCCCTCAAGTACGACAAGGATGGCTTCTGGTCTGAATCCATTAGTCTGCCAGTAGACACCAAAGTAGAGTGGAAATTTATCTTGGTGGAGAATGGGAAGGTCAGACGTTGGGAAGAATGCGGGAATAGGACCCTAGTGACTGAACACGAAGATCAAATTGTTCATCAGTGGTGGGGATACCATTAA